Proteins from one Gimesia maris genomic window:
- a CDS encoding cyclic-phosphate processing receiver domain-containing protein, with product MKVYLDDERTAPPGWQQVRWPEEAIQFLKTGVVEEISLDHDLGDDARGTGYDVLLWIEEAVVTCDFDPPVIQVHTANPPARNRMIAAVRTIQRLTECCCGAD from the coding sequence ATGAAAGTCTATCTGGACGACGAACGAACGGCGCCGCCCGGCTGGCAACAGGTACGCTGGCCGGAAGAAGCGATTCAATTTTTAAAGACCGGCGTTGTAGAAGAGATCAGTCTCGATCACGATCTGGGCGATGACGCGCGTGGTACGGGCTACGATGTGTTGCTCTGGATTGAAGAGGCGGTCGTCACGTGTGACTTTGATCCTCCCGTTATTCAGGTGCACACTGCCAATCCGCCGGCGCGCAATCGCATGATCGCTGCCGTCCGAACAATTCAACGTCTGACGGAGTGTTGCTGCGGCGCAGACTGA